One Sodalinema gerasimenkoae IPPAS B-353 DNA segment encodes these proteins:
- a CDS encoding IS4 family transposase produces the protein MPKKTYHKPGNPDFRRHRSVPGPVNRTIEQRLFEMLSPGTFASLKSVSNKGRRLRERTLTLPVMTAIVLSLVYRQMTGLSEVLRTLEQEGLFWVKAQRISKQALSQRLQSLPAHLFASLLEQVIERLNQSSAPGEVSPFWRPVRSKFPAIWLADGSTLEALKKKLHRHRGKKATSPLAGKMMMMVDAFNHRPQAAWYSPEAQSNDKLWTDSLLERLPKGGLMVFDLGFFKFPWFDAFSDSGKFFVTRLREKTAYKNLKVLGQNRYVRDELIDLGQYRSNPCHHPVRLVSVSWEGTIYRYLTNVTDPEVLSARYVSELYRQRWRIEEAFLVTKRLLGLAYLWVGGSNGIEIQIYATWIFYAVLTDVCSQVSEALHEPIDRISQEMVFRSLYFFSRAREQGRVEDDELIPFLVQYAQSFGLVKARRKRQRKKDAISRQVWSHPLT, from the coding sequence ATGCCTAAGAAGACCTATCACAAACCGGGAAACCCGGACTTCAGACGACATCGCTCAGTGCCCGGACCAGTGAATCGGACGATTGAGCAGCGCTTGTTCGAGATGTTAAGTCCGGGAACGTTTGCCTCCCTCAAAAGCGTAAGCAACAAAGGACGACGGTTACGAGAGCGAACTCTAACCCTGCCGGTGATGACAGCGATTGTCCTGAGCCTAGTTTACCGGCAAATGACAGGGCTAAGTGAAGTGCTGCGAACCCTAGAACAGGAGGGACTGTTTTGGGTGAAAGCTCAACGCATCAGTAAACAGGCTCTATCCCAAAGATTACAAAGCCTGCCGGCCCATCTGTTTGCCAGTTTGCTCGAGCAGGTCATTGAGCGCTTGAACCAATCCTCAGCGCCCGGGGAAGTCTCGCCATTCTGGAGACCGGTGCGGTCTAAGTTCCCAGCCATTTGGCTAGCTGACGGGTCAACCCTCGAAGCCTTAAAAAAGAAACTGCATCGTCATCGCGGCAAAAAAGCCACCTCCCCCTTGGCCGGCAAGATGATGATGATGGTCGATGCCTTCAACCATCGCCCCCAGGCGGCCTGGTACAGTCCTGAAGCCCAATCCAATGATAAGCTTTGGACTGACTCATTGCTCGAACGTCTGCCAAAGGGCGGTTTAATGGTGTTTGACCTGGGATTCTTTAAGTTTCCTTGGTTTGATGCCTTTAGCGATTCGGGCAAGTTCTTTGTGACTCGCTTGCGGGAGAAAACCGCTTACAAGAATCTCAAGGTACTCGGTCAAAACCGTTACGTTCGTGACGAACTGATAGATTTAGGGCAATACCGCTCTAATCCTTGTCACCATCCCGTGCGTCTGGTGTCCGTCTCTTGGGAGGGAACCATCTACCGCTATTTGACCAATGTCACTGACCCCGAGGTCTTGTCCGCCCGCTACGTTAGCGAGCTTTATCGCCAACGCTGGCGCATTGAGGAGGCCTTTCTCGTGACCAAACGCTTGTTAGGTTTGGCTTACCTCTGGGTCGGTGGCTCCAATGGCATTGAAATCCAGATTTATGCCACCTGGATTTTCTATGCGGTGCTTACCGACGTCTGTTCCCAGGTCTCTGAGGCTTTACATGAACCCATTGACCGCATTTCTCAGGAAATGGTTTTCCGCAGTCTTTACTTTTTCAGTCGCGCCCGGGAACAGGGCCGTGTTGAGGATGATGAACTCATTCCTTTTCTGGTTCAATATGCCCAGTCCTTCGGACTGGTTAAAGCTAGGCGTAAGCGCCAACGAAAGAAAGATGCTATCTCCCGTCAGGTCTGGTCTCACCCCTTAACTTGA
- a CDS encoding DUF4351 domain-containing protein, with product MAEKKSDIGSKKLVSLVPESWASWLTNCPNIKVEELLDSNLQWVGRENDSLMKVSTPELGLFLLLVELQLRYHRKMPLRVRAYTALAGEKYELPVYPVLINILPHVKDPQIPSCYESEFNEIRALQEYRVINLWEVDVNLVFEQNIRSLLPFVPILKGGGEEQVVRRALRELRADEELSQLESLLSFFSTFVLELPVVQQIMRWDMAVLRESPLAQELFREGRVDGQLELVLRQLTRRVGTLDESLVQRVRGLSSEELEGLAEALLDFSDVSDLQGWLANLTA from the coding sequence ATGGCTGAAAAGAAATCAGATATTGGCAGTAAGAAATTAGTGAGTCTTGTCCCAGAAAGTTGGGCAAGCTGGTTAACTAATTGTCCCAACATTAAAGTGGAAGAATTGCTCGACTCGAATCTGCAATGGGTAGGGCGAGAAAATGACAGTCTCATGAAGGTGAGTACCCCAGAATTGGGACTGTTCTTGCTCTTAGTTGAACTTCAGTTACGGTATCATCGGAAAATGCCACTTCGGGTTCGGGCCTATACCGCGTTGGCGGGAGAAAAGTATGAGTTGCCGGTGTATCCGGTGTTAATCAACATTCTGCCCCATGTGAAAGACCCGCAAATCCCTAGTTGTTATGAGTCAGAATTTAATGAGATTCGGGCTTTGCAAGAGTATCGGGTTATCAACTTATGGGAAGTGGATGTCAATCTAGTTTTTGAGCAAAATATCCGTAGTTTGTTGCCGTTTGTGCCGATTTTAAAGGGCGGTGGCGAGGAACAAGTGGTTCGTCGAGCGTTGCGGGAATTGCGGGCGGATGAGGAGTTGTCTCAGTTGGAGTCGTTGCTCTCGTTTTTTTCGACGTTTGTGTTAGAGTTGCCGGTAGTACAACAGATTATGAGGTGGGATATGGCTGTTTTACGTGAATCTCCGTTGGCTCAAGAGCTGTTTCGCGAGGGACGAGTTGACGGTCAGTTGGAACTGGTGTTACGACAACTGACTCGTCGAGTGGGAACTCTGGATGAGTCTTTAGTGCAACGAGTTCGAGGCCTGTCTTCGGAGGAGTTGGAAGGGTTGGCTGAGGCGTTGTTGGACTTTTCTGATGTTTCGGATTTGCAAGGGTGGTTGGCTAATTTGACTGCCTAA
- a CDS encoding ABC transporter ATP-binding protein/permease, with product MKTAIKIQGLSKTYVINKQKQKVLDRVNLDILPGEFILLRGDNGSGKTTLVNLICGLQVPDEGSIEIFGKSPKDPKAHLKLGTMLQRAKPVEGLTVKETIRLFQSYYPQPFELGETIERSRLTGKQNDYATSLAGGQAQSLYFALAIVGNPDILILDEPTNNLSVEARANFWKQVREFDRQGKTILAISHSEQDCDEIADLVTREVRLNNENGDLNIQEFPRYQALLNYCTELEEVAKVNSESSSDAETSATFESDPGSFSFKAFWGQLYVELLQTFRKVDTIVIGLGLAIFAGVSIEQNTPDQFQSLVAASLAALVIFVCVSQFGVKIASERDRGWLKLLRITPLSFTTYVAAKVGNFLVLASLMTGLAFVSGWGTSQFSEASSFIWEPWMFYLSFILVLGVVPFAIFSFTLGYLFKTESLSWAVLAFLAIMAISFGLDVSGFLPQAWIPDVILLLPTYHYGQLVAWMGKIELENELGTILFRFDGYHWIHILWLLWWTVVAGMLARWVYRREQLSG from the coding sequence ATGAAGACTGCTATCAAAATCCAGGGCTTGTCGAAAACCTATGTCATCAACAAGCAAAAACAAAAAGTCCTTGATCGTGTAAACCTCGATATTTTGCCTGGTGAATTTATATTACTTCGAGGTGACAATGGTTCCGGTAAAACAACGCTAGTTAACCTGATTTGCGGCTTGCAAGTTCCTGATGAGGGGTCAATTGAAATCTTTGGAAAATCTCCGAAAGACCCGAAAGCACATCTCAAATTGGGAACGATGCTACAACGAGCAAAACCCGTAGAAGGGTTGACAGTAAAAGAGACCATTCGTTTGTTTCAAAGCTATTATCCTCAGCCATTTGAGTTGGGAGAAACGATTGAGAGATCGCGCCTAACGGGGAAACAAAATGACTACGCGACCAGTCTCGCCGGGGGACAAGCTCAATCCCTTTATTTTGCCCTAGCTATTGTGGGAAATCCCGACATTCTGATTCTCGACGAGCCAACGAATAACTTGAGTGTCGAAGCACGAGCCAATTTTTGGAAACAAGTGCGGGAGTTTGACCGACAAGGAAAAACCATTTTAGCAATTAGTCACAGCGAACAGGATTGTGATGAGATTGCCGATTTGGTAACGCGGGAAGTGCGTCTTAACAACGAAAATGGAGACCTCAATATCCAAGAGTTTCCTCGCTATCAGGCGCTTCTCAACTATTGCACCGAATTGGAGGAAGTGGCGAAAGTTAACTCTGAGTCAAGTTCTGACGCTGAAACGTCGGCTACCTTTGAATCTGACCCCGGAAGCTTTAGTTTCAAAGCCTTTTGGGGTCAACTTTACGTGGAATTGCTACAAACATTTCGTAAGGTTGACACTATTGTCATTGGTCTGGGATTGGCGATTTTTGCGGGAGTCTCCATTGAACAGAATACCCCAGACCAGTTTCAATCCTTGGTAGCCGCTTCTCTGGCGGCGTTAGTGATTTTTGTCTGTGTGAGTCAGTTTGGGGTTAAGATTGCCTCAGAACGCGATCGCGGCTGGTTGAAGTTACTACGCATTACGCCTCTTTCCTTTACGACCTATGTTGCAGCCAAAGTCGGAAACTTCTTGGTGTTGGCCTCCCTGATGACAGGGTTAGCCTTTGTTAGCGGTTGGGGTACAAGTCAGTTTAGCGAAGCTAGTTCCTTTATCTGGGAACCTTGGATGTTTTACCTCAGCTTTATCCTAGTCCTAGGGGTGGTTCCCTTCGCGATTTTTAGCTTCACCCTAGGGTATCTCTTCAAAACTGAATCTCTCAGTTGGGCCGTTTTAGCGTTCCTCGCCATTATGGCCATTAGCTTTGGCTTGGATGTCTCCGGCTTCCTTCCTCAAGCCTGGATTCCAGATGTCATTCTTTTACTCCCCACCTATCACTATGGCCAACTGGTGGCCTGGATGGGAAAAATTGAACTAGAGAATGAACTAGGGACTATATTATTCCGCTTTGATGGCTACCATTGGATTCACATCCTCTGGCTGTTGTGGTGGACGGTTGTGGCGGGGATGTTGGCGCGCTGGGTGTACCGTCGCGAACAACTCTCGGGATAG
- the leuS gene encoding leucine--tRNA ligase: MESRYTPASIEAKWQTIWDEQGLSVTPDNPNQAKFYALSMFPYPSGNLHMGHVRVYTIVDVIARQKRMQGYRVLNPMGWDAFGLPAENAAIQRGVHPAKWTYQNIDQMRQQLQSLGISFDWDKEVTTCSPDYYKWTQWIFLQFLNAGLAYQKESAVNWDPVDQTVLANEQVDNEGRSWRSGAKVERKLLKQWFLKITDYADALLADLDSLSGWSDRVKLMQQNWIGKSTGAYLEFPILDDQKHPSDDKIGVFTTRPDTAYGVTYVVLAPEHPLTLQVTTPDRRQAVEAFIEEVSQQSEIDRTAEDKPKRGIPTGGTAINPFTGEEIPILIADYVLYEYGTGAVMGVPAHDTRDFKFARENNLPIKVVIVPDDADNADMELSEAYTDSGVMVNSGRFDGNASEKGKQAIINHAEEQGFGKARIQYRLRDWLISRQRYWGAPIPVVHCPNCGAVPVPEDQLPVQLPETVDFSGKGLSPLAQLEDWVNVPCPTCGTPAKRETDTMDTFIDSSWYFLRYPDAQNEAAAFDVETVNDWLPVDQYVGGIEHAILHLLYSRFFTKFLRDRLNLNFNEPFQRLLTQGMVQGLTYKNPKTGKYVPAATIPDLNHPTDPETGEPLEAFYEKMSKSKLNGVDPLQVLEKYGADTARMFILFKAPPEKDLEWDDADVEGQYRFLNRVWRLVTEFAGQNLPRQPLDTANLSKGEKDLRRAIHTAIKEVSEDLRDEYQFNTAVSELMKLSNALNDANCQDSPVYREGVETLVKLMAPFAPHITEELWQMLGYSDSVHQQGWCELDETALVLDEITLVIQVNGKVRGNLQVPADADKATLEQLARESEAAQRYLVDKEVKKVIVVPKRLVNFVVPK, translated from the coding sequence GTGGAGTCTCGCTACACCCCCGCATCCATCGAAGCCAAATGGCAAACAATCTGGGACGAACAAGGACTCAGCGTCACCCCGGATAACCCGAACCAAGCCAAGTTTTATGCACTCTCGATGTTTCCCTACCCTTCAGGGAATCTGCATATGGGTCATGTTCGTGTCTACACCATCGTCGATGTGATTGCGCGACAGAAACGGATGCAGGGGTATCGAGTCCTGAACCCCATGGGATGGGATGCGTTCGGACTTCCGGCGGAAAATGCGGCCATTCAGCGGGGAGTCCATCCCGCCAAATGGACGTACCAGAATATCGACCAGATGCGTCAGCAGCTTCAGAGTCTGGGGATTTCCTTTGATTGGGACAAGGAGGTGACCACCTGTTCCCCCGACTACTACAAATGGACGCAATGGATTTTTCTACAATTCCTCAACGCGGGACTGGCCTATCAGAAAGAGTCGGCGGTGAATTGGGACCCCGTTGACCAAACGGTTCTCGCCAACGAACAGGTGGATAATGAGGGTCGGTCTTGGCGTAGTGGCGCGAAGGTAGAACGGAAACTGCTCAAACAGTGGTTTCTCAAGATTACCGACTATGCCGATGCACTGTTAGCCGATTTAGATAGTTTGTCTGGTTGGAGCGATCGCGTCAAGTTGATGCAGCAAAACTGGATTGGTAAATCCACCGGCGCCTATCTGGAATTTCCCATCCTGGATGACCAGAAACACCCCAGCGACGACAAAATTGGTGTCTTCACCACTCGTCCCGATACCGCCTATGGCGTAACCTACGTGGTTTTGGCCCCAGAACATCCCCTCACTCTACAGGTGACGACCCCCGACCGTCGCCAAGCCGTCGAGGCCTTTATCGAAGAGGTCAGCCAACAAAGTGAAATCGACCGAACCGCCGAGGACAAACCCAAACGGGGGATTCCCACGGGAGGAACGGCTATTAATCCCTTCACCGGCGAAGAAATCCCGATTTTGATTGCCGATTACGTTCTCTATGAATATGGAACCGGTGCGGTGATGGGAGTTCCAGCCCATGATACAAGGGATTTCAAATTCGCCAGGGAGAACAATCTGCCAATTAAAGTGGTGATTGTCCCCGACGATGCCGATAACGCGGATATGGAGTTAAGCGAGGCCTACACGGACTCTGGGGTGATGGTGAACTCAGGACGATTTGATGGAAACGCCTCGGAGAAAGGGAAACAAGCAATTATCAACCATGCTGAAGAGCAAGGATTTGGCAAAGCGCGGATTCAATATCGGCTGCGGGATTGGCTGATTTCCCGTCAACGCTATTGGGGTGCGCCGATTCCCGTGGTTCACTGTCCTAACTGTGGCGCGGTTCCGGTTCCTGAAGACCAACTCCCGGTTCAACTTCCCGAAACTGTGGACTTTAGCGGGAAGGGACTCTCTCCTTTGGCGCAGTTAGAGGATTGGGTGAATGTTCCCTGTCCCACCTGTGGAACCCCGGCTAAGCGGGAAACGGACACGATGGATACGTTTATTGATTCCTCTTGGTATTTCTTGCGCTATCCCGACGCGCAAAATGAGGCGGCGGCCTTTGATGTGGAGACGGTGAACGATTGGCTTCCCGTAGACCAATATGTGGGAGGGATTGAACATGCCATTCTCCACCTTCTCTATTCTCGCTTCTTTACCAAGTTTTTGCGCGATCGCCTCAATCTCAACTTTAACGAACCCTTCCAACGGCTGTTAACTCAGGGAATGGTTCAGGGATTGACCTACAAAAACCCCAAAACCGGGAAATATGTCCCCGCCGCGACTATCCCCGATTTAAACCATCCCACAGACCCGGAAACGGGGGAACCGTTGGAGGCTTTTTACGAGAAAATGTCCAAATCCAAGCTAAATGGGGTTGACCCCTTGCAAGTCTTGGAGAAATACGGCGCGGACACGGCGCGGATGTTTATCCTCTTCAAAGCGCCACCGGAGAAGGATTTGGAATGGGATGATGCGGATGTGGAGGGACAATATCGCTTCCTCAACCGCGTCTGGCGACTGGTGACGGAGTTTGCGGGCCAGAATCTCCCCCGTCAACCTCTCGATACGGCCAATCTCTCCAAAGGGGAGAAGGATTTACGCCGGGCCATCCATACGGCGATTAAGGAAGTCAGTGAAGATTTACGGGATGAGTATCAGTTTAATACGGCGGTTTCCGAGTTGATGAAACTCAGCAACGCCTTAAATGATGCAAACTGTCAGGACTCTCCGGTGTATCGGGAGGGGGTTGAGACGTTGGTGAAACTCATGGCCCCGTTTGCGCCGCATATTACGGAGGAATTGTGGCAGATGTTGGGATATTCCGACTCGGTTCACCAGCAAGGCTGGTGTGAGTTGGATGAGACGGCGTTGGTGTTGGATGAGATTACTCTGGTGATTCAGGTGAATGGGAAGGTTCGCGGGAATCTCCAGGTTCCGGCCGATGCGGATAAGGCGACGTTGGAACAGTTAGCGCGAGAGTCGGAGGCGGCCCAGCGTTATCTTGTGGATAAGGAAGTGAAGAAGGTGATTGTGGTTCCCAAGCGGTTGGTTAATTTTGTGGTTCCCAAGTAA
- a CDS encoding small multi-drug export protein has protein sequence MIEYLEKAVSAWFVGFFPATEIYVAVPLAIALGLDSVSSVFWPLLGNFSPVLLIEFLYEQLLRIPRLRSWFKRLRSERVIRYLNRWGGWFVFVMTPWTGVWAMAITLKFLGMRRRRILITTFISIFIYAVALATLIRFGVDWVS, from the coding sequence ATGATCGAGTACCTTGAAAAGGCAGTATCTGCCTGGTTCGTTGGATTTTTTCCTGCTACGGAAATATATGTCGCTGTCCCCTTGGCAATTGCGCTCGGTTTGGATTCTGTTTCTTCTGTTTTCTGGCCATTGTTGGGCAACTTTTCACCAGTATTGCTCATAGAATTCCTGTACGAACAATTGCTTCGTATTCCTCGGCTGCGTAGCTGGTTTAAGCGTCTGCGATCTGAGCGAGTCATCCGGTATCTCAATCGGTGGGGAGGCTGGTTCGTGTTTGTCATGACACCTTGGACTGGGGTCTGGGCGATGGCTATCACGCTTAAATTTTTGGGAATGAGACGTCGGCGGATTCTGATCACTACGTTTATCAGTATCTTTATATATGCGGTTGCACTCGCGACATTAATCAGGTTTGGAGTGGACTGGGTTAGCTGA
- a CDS encoding energy-coupling factor transporter transmembrane component T family protein, whose translation MDLLRSLPLGLYLEKPITWLHRLDARVKLAWLMSFLLTPVLAHEVWRLGLVVLLILLTLAARIPLRVWRQQMGWLLFICSTILIVGSVTPDGLPNTHQPRLPKDELNFPQQEITPPPEDSRNPWYNPFGWGTGETENDTSAAEDTEELPQPTDYRYILLDQPPLRVTRQSLSLAIRVSTLLFTLIYSTNLYLLTTAPEAITDGLEDLMQPLRRFGVPVTEIALTLTLSLRFLPLVLEEIQNLGRSVQTRAINWKKLGFRGTAKIWLIVAERLLQNLLLRAEQISAAMEVRGFTSPNRHRVIWHDGQLKWVDTVAIALLIGFWVVRSLWGWEA comes from the coding sequence ATGGATTTACTGCGATCGCTCCCCCTCGGACTCTATCTGGAAAAACCCATCACCTGGCTACACCGCCTGGATGCGCGAGTCAAACTCGCCTGGTTGATGAGTTTCCTGCTAACCCCAGTTCTCGCTCACGAAGTTTGGCGGCTGGGGTTAGTAGTGTTGCTGATTCTGCTGACCCTAGCGGCTCGGATTCCCCTACGGGTTTGGCGACAACAGATGGGATGGTTGCTCTTCATCTGTAGCACAATTCTCATTGTCGGGTCTGTCACCCCCGATGGCCTTCCCAACACCCATCAACCCCGACTCCCCAAGGATGAACTCAACTTCCCTCAGCAAGAGATTACCCCGCCTCCCGAAGACTCTCGCAATCCTTGGTATAACCCCTTTGGCTGGGGAACGGGGGAAACTGAGAATGACACCTCAGCGGCCGAAGACACCGAGGAACTCCCTCAACCGACAGACTACCGCTATATTCTCCTAGACCAACCTCCCCTGAGGGTCACCCGTCAATCCCTCTCTCTCGCAATTCGCGTCAGTACCCTGCTGTTTACCCTTATCTACAGCACCAATCTCTATCTCCTCACCACCGCACCCGAAGCCATTACCGATGGTTTAGAAGACTTGATGCAACCCCTACGCCGCTTTGGCGTTCCCGTTACGGAAATTGCGCTCACCCTGACTCTGTCCTTGCGATTTCTCCCCCTAGTGTTGGAGGAAATCCAGAATTTAGGCCGTTCCGTGCAAACTCGGGCCATCAACTGGAAAAAACTCGGGTTTCGGGGAACCGCCAAGATTTGGCTCATTGTCGCCGAACGTCTCTTGCAAAATCTACTACTACGGGCCGAACAAATTTCGGCTGCTATGGAAGTGCGCGGCTTCACCAGTCCCAATCGCCATCGGGTCATTTGGCATGATGGACAGCTAAAATGGGTTGATACGGTGGCGATCGCCCTTTTGATTGGTTTCTGGGTGGTGCGCAGCCTCTGGGGTTGGGAAGCTTAA
- the ltrA gene encoding group II intron reverse transcriptase/maturase, with the protein MSIASKGFNPETKNNEWRNLPWGKIQRKVAKLQKAIYQATSRGNKAKARRWQRLLNKSYYARLLAVRQVSQDNQGKKTAGVDGVKSLNAKDRFRLADQLRHPGKAKSLRRVWIPKPGRDEKRPLGIPTLHDRALQALVKLGLEPYWEALFEADSYGFRPGRSAHDAIGAIWNKSRYKPQYVLDADIATCFDQINHDYLLSKLDCPSRYKRSIKQWLKAGVMDSGEFKATEAGTPQGGVISPLLANIALQGMIDSVVNSFPNSRTIDGKLNRYYRPKIIRYADDFVVLANRPEVILEAQQLLKEWLKPVGLQLKPEKTRLCNTLSEWNGEEPGFDFLGFNIRHYPVSIHKGIKTGPGGVKPYQINIKPAPKAIKRHYDACKEVIKQHKTAPQAVLIQKLNPIIRGWSRYYSTVVSKETFSKLDHMIWMALRAWTVSRCGRASYGKLQNYFRPGVNSKWTFKAKKGLRLTKHTETPIVRHVKIRGGNTSPFNGDWAYWSKRMSNGFGGIPTKISKLIKRQKGRCNHCGQHFTSEDLVEIDHIQPKSRGGSDTYSNLQLLHRHCHDVKTRFDGSSTHDKG; encoded by the coding sequence ATGTCGATAGCTAGTAAAGGGTTCAACCCCGAGACTAAGAACAACGAATGGCGAAATCTTCCCTGGGGTAAAATCCAGAGGAAAGTCGCGAAGCTGCAAAAGGCTATTTATCAAGCTACAAGTCGTGGCAATAAAGCGAAAGCGCGACGCTGGCAACGTTTACTCAATAAGTCCTACTACGCTAGGCTGCTGGCGGTACGTCAGGTAAGTCAGGATAACCAAGGTAAGAAAACCGCAGGAGTTGACGGAGTGAAATCCCTAAACGCCAAAGACCGGTTTCGCTTGGCTGACCAACTGCGTCACCCAGGCAAAGCTAAAAGCTTGCGACGTGTATGGATTCCCAAACCCGGGCGGGATGAAAAACGCCCACTCGGTATCCCAACCTTGCACGACCGCGCCTTACAAGCCTTGGTTAAGCTGGGGCTAGAGCCGTACTGGGAGGCTCTGTTTGAAGCGGATTCCTACGGTTTCCGACCCGGACGGTCGGCACATGATGCGATTGGAGCCATCTGGAATAAAAGTCGGTATAAACCGCAATACGTTCTCGATGCAGACATTGCCACATGTTTTGACCAAATTAACCATGATTACCTTCTGTCCAAACTAGACTGTCCCTCTCGGTACAAACGGAGTATTAAACAATGGCTTAAAGCCGGCGTTATGGACAGTGGCGAATTCAAGGCAACAGAGGCAGGAACTCCACAAGGTGGGGTCATCAGTCCGCTCCTTGCCAACATTGCTTTACAGGGAATGATTGATTCGGTTGTCAATAGCTTCCCTAACTCAAGGACAATTGACGGAAAACTAAATCGCTATTACCGCCCGAAAATCATTCGATATGCCGATGACTTTGTGGTTCTGGCTAACCGCCCGGAAGTCATCCTAGAAGCCCAACAACTGCTCAAGGAATGGCTTAAACCCGTCGGTCTCCAACTCAAACCGGAAAAGACAAGGTTATGTAACACCTTGTCGGAATGGAATGGGGAGGAACCGGGATTTGACTTCCTAGGATTTAACATCCGGCATTACCCGGTGAGTATCCATAAGGGAATCAAAACGGGTCCCGGTGGCGTTAAACCCTACCAGATAAATATTAAGCCTGCCCCAAAAGCTATCAAACGTCATTATGACGCTTGTAAAGAGGTCATCAAACAACATAAAACTGCACCACAAGCAGTTCTGATCCAGAAGCTTAATCCAATCATTAGAGGATGGAGTCGGTACTACTCTACGGTAGTTTCCAAAGAGACCTTCTCTAAACTCGACCATATGATTTGGATGGCACTGAGGGCTTGGACGGTTTCACGATGTGGTCGAGCGTCCTATGGGAAACTCCAGAACTACTTTCGTCCTGGAGTCAACAGTAAATGGACGTTCAAAGCCAAAAAGGGTCTTCGACTCACTAAGCACACCGAAACCCCCATCGTACGACATGTCAAAATCAGAGGAGGAAACACCTCTCCCTTTAACGGGGACTGGGCTTATTGGTCTAAACGTATGAGTAACGGGTTTGGCGGTATCCCTACCAAAATCTCAAAACTCATCAAGCGTCAAAAAGGACGATGTAATCACTGTGGACAACACTTCACCAGTGAGGACTTGGTTGAAATCGACCATATTCAGCCTAAATCCAGAGGAGGTTCGGATACTTACTCCAACCTACAACTGTTACATCGCCATTGCCACGATGTTAAAACCCGTTTCGACGGTAGCAGCACCCATGACAAGGGATAG